The window tacccctctgtccccccactgttatgtagttcttgtcacaaattaaatgtttatacattgtaagtccaaaaccatagatttactgttacattttatgcatttgccttttaggtcCTGTAGAAAGcaagaaatggagttacaaatcaaaaatacactaGTACTGGTATttctatttacccatgtcattgtctttactggagatctttatttcttctaggGACTTCAGTCAGTTgcctactgtcctttcctttcaacctcccTTTGGCATTTTTGTAGGGCctgtctagtggtgacaaagtcccttggcttttgtttatctggaaatatcttacttcctcatttttgaaagatgttttttcccagatacaaaattcttggttacCTCCAGGGCTTCCGATGAGAAATCGGCATTTAATCTTACCAAGGTTCCCGTGTACGTGACACGTTGCTTTTctttggctttcagaattctctttggcattgacaatttgattataacatTGCGCGTTGTGGGTTTTCTGGATTTGGAGCATTTTGTCTGAGAAGCATGGCAATGTAGCACTATTTGGGGAGTTTAAGGAAAATGACATCTtatccccccctcccccattggTGGTGAAGCTTAGGTAAGAAAACTGGGCTGAGAAGGAGTTGGGCCTTGGCAGCTCAGCTGTAGCTGTGGCCATTGATGGGCACACCCAGGGAGAGGGGCAGAGTCGAAAGGAGAGGGCCTAGCCTGGGGGACCAGTAGAAGACTTAAAAAGGTGCTAGCTGGGGAAGAGGAGACCCAGGAGAATGTAGCACCCCAGGATCCAAGGGAAGAGTTTCAGTGTGAATTGCGCCACCAGATGCTGTGGCCATCACAGGCAGTAGCCCCTAGTTCTGGCAGAATCAGGCACCTTCATCACTGAGGCCAACGTTTGCTCACACCCAAGAAGGCGGCCAAGGTCAGGGTTGGTCCAGCTGTGATCTGGCCACCCATCCCGGAGGCCCAGCCACTGAGGCCAGTGGGGATCTGCAGGGTTCACACTCCTGGGTAGTGGAGCCTGAGCAGCCCCTAAGGCAGATATTCCCAACACTAGACTGGCTATGGTAAACCAACATTTACAGTTTCCTCTTCCTCCCATTGCCATTAGTGCTTGCTGCCCCACTGAAATTCTGGAACCTTTAGCTTACAACCTTGGGCCTCAAAGAGCTTTTTTAAGTGGTTTGATACCTAACCTATCATTAGGTCTGAAGACCCACGAGGACTAGCTGACCACTAGGGAAGGTGTCTGCGGAGGCTTTTTGTCCATCCTTGCATTGACCTAAGGAGCACGTGCAGACATCAGAGTGCCTGGGGCCTTGGCTGGCTTCTGCCTGGCCCGGGCGCAGCACTCTCCAGAGGGGCCTCTCCAGAGGACGCAGGTGGCCGCGTCTCTGTGATGCAATATCCTGCTTTTCCCAGCCTTGCCCCCGCTGCCCTGAAGAGGCGGATACTCCCTTCGGCGTCCTGATGCCGTCCCCCGCGGCGGCCCGCGCGTCCGCCAGCGCGCCCAGCGCTTCCAGTCCCGCGCCCGAAGCCACCGTAGCCCGCGTCTCCGTCTCCAGTCCGACCTGGTCCAGCCGCTATGGCTCTGCCGAGGCCGCGGGCACCAAGTGGGGCCCGAAAGCGGACAAGGCCGCAAATCCCCGCGAAGGCGCGACCACTGACAAGGCCGCGGGCACCCCGAAGGGTGCGGCCGACACCGTGACCATGGCCCCGACTCCAGCTCCGGCCCCAGCCCGGGTCAGCACCGGCACCAGAGCGAGTCCCAGCACCGTCACTGTGAAGGATCCGTCCGAGGCCCCGACAGCGCGCTGAGTCCAGAGGCGCCGCTTAACGCGCGGTTCCGGCTTGCAATGAAGGAAGTCACCCCGCCGAAATGTCCCATCTGTGCGTCCGCCCGCAGGGGAAAAGGGTGTGAAACCGTTGGGGAGGCAGCGGCTCGCAAGGTTGGAACAGGCCCAGGGCCCCACTCCCAACGTCTTCGCACGAACataaactacatttcccaggatGCAGCTCGCGACCTCCCGACACCCTCTTACGCGAAGACAGTCCCTCCTAACGACCAATGAgagctgggagggggtggggggcgtgCCCACCCGGCCAAGCAAGCCGATCCAAAAGCCGGTGGTCTTCAGCCTTCCCCGTAGTAGGAAGGCGGTCAGCTCCAGGGGCTCCCCACGCGGGTCCAGTCTAGGGTAGGCGTCCCTTACACCCGTTACGTCCAAACATAGAgtctggaggtggggaggagctGGGTCTCCTACCCACACAGACCCCTTTGGGCTCACACTCAGCCATGGCAGCGCGGACACCGTGTTTACGGCAAGGGGTTTGGCTACCGGGAGCCAGTGGGCCAAAGGTCGGATAGACATTTATTCATAACGATCACCGAACTATACACGACATCTCTGAAGAGCAGGGGCTGTGGGTGCAAAGGGGCCCCTACATCTATCTGCTGCCTTCCCAGCCCACGGAGTTTGCTTGGGCACCACTACAGGAAGTTTCATGGGTGCAGGGTCAGTGACGACTGGTTGGGTGAAGCTCTTCTGCCTGGAATGATGAGAAGTTGGCCCAGTGGCTGGTCTGTCCCTTCCCCCTCCTGGGAGGTTCTGCCTCCACTGCAGATAAGGCCCCCAGGATGAAAGCAGGGTCAAGGCTGGGGCCCCAGTGGAGCCTTATGGTGCATGAGGTGGGAGAAAGCTGGCTTGGgagaaaagcagagattggcaatGGGTCTGTGTACATAGAAACTGACGATCTTGGTTCAACACTCACAAGATAAGGATGGGGTGACTGCAGCAACCCCAGAGGAAGAAGGGGGTGCCTCCCAAGAGGGTGAGCCCTTCAGACCTTAGCCTGAGAGCCAAAGCAAAGTGCCCAGGGGATTCCACAGGAGGGAAGCCTGCCCAGGCCTGGGAGAGGTAGATAAAAAAAAGTCTACCTGCCTTCTTGAGAGGCTCAGGCTTAGAGAAAGGGGTTGGGGAGCTGGCCCACCCCTGTTCCTCACTTGTGGGTGGGCAGGCCTGGGGAATTCCCTCCATAGGGCTGTGATGGGCCATTGGAGTGTGGGGGAGAAAGGTTAGGACCAGTTTTCGGGAAGTTCAGTTGAGGGTATTTCAAGGCAGACCTTCCCCCTATGGGGTGGCAACCCCTAGGCTACAGCTCTGACCTTCAGGAGCTGGGCTGATCCACTCCCACTGGCATGCACTGGGTGTCCAAACCAACTAGATGAGCAGGGACTGGACCCATGGGGTCCAGAAGGTAGAGTAGGGGCCAGTGGACCCCAGGGTAGGAAGAGGCTGGGGGCACAGCCCCCAGGATCCATGGGTGCTCCAAAGTCCCCAGAGTCTCAGGTTCAGCTGATGTAGACACGGTGGAAGTCATGGGCACCAAAGGCTGCATTGCATTTGGGGCACTTCCTCTGGCGGGCCTCATAGCGGCCCCGCACACACTCGAAGCAGAAAACATGGAAGCACTTGGTAAGGACTGCATCCTTCTTGCGGGTGTTACAGCAAGGGCAGGTCAGCCGTGCCTAGGCAGGACAAAGGCATCAGCTCTGGATCAACCCTGGCATGCCTGGCCCCTGAGCTAACTGCAGGCTGAGACTGCCACACAGAGAATTGCACCCAACCCTCACAATGACCCTGGGAGGTAGGCACAAGCACGCCACAGATGAGACTGAAGCTCAGAGGCCAAGGTCTCAAAAGGGGAAAGCAGCAGTCTAGATTATACCCTGGGCCAGCTCTGCCCGGCCCTTCCACCCTGTTTCATCTCTTGCCCTCCTGCCCTTCTTCTGCAAAATCTTGACCCTGGCTCAAGCTGACTGTCCCCCTTCTCTCCAACTGTACCTGCTAAGTCACATCTGGGCACGATAGTGTCACTAGAAATCTGTTGTCTCTACCCTCACCTGGCCCCTGGTGCCACCCAGAGATCATGGTGGGGGTCCCTGGACTCACTTCCCCTGTCCACAACTCACTTGCCAACTGCAGATGAGAATCTCTCCATCATACCTCCTCTGCCCTCTGGAAAGCCCATCCCAATCCCTCAGCAACACCCCGGCATCACCTCTTCCCTACCACAGGGCCCTACTCACAAGCGGTGTACAGTCTCCGAAGCCTTCCTCTTCTTTAGAAACCCTTCCCTTCTACCCATGGCTGCCCCTCAAGGCCAAACTGCTTTCAAAGGGTTGTCTATTTACTACATCACCCCCCTAACCCCCACCCTCTGCCCATTCCAGATGGTGAAATGCAGGCAATCTGACCGCCACCCCCCTCCTGCCCTCAAACCATTCCCACCAAGACTTCCAAATCCAAGGGGTGTCTCTTCTGTTCAGTTATTTTGCCTCCTGGGCAGCTCTGACTCAGCTTATCCCTACCCCCTGAAACTCTTCCCCGGACTCCCTCTCCAGCACTATCCTTCCGCCCAACCCCGGCTCATCTTCCTCTACCCATGGCTTAAGTTTTGAGAATTCAAAGGGAGAAGAACGATCTGTCTCTTCTCATGCCAGACCCTCCCCTGTGACTGCAGCTGGATGTGGCTTCCACCCCTGCCTCTGCTGCCATGCCCCAAGCTCCTGTTCTCCAGCCCTTCTGCCTTGAGTGCCACACCCTCCCAGACAAGAAATCCCATCAGTCCCTTGTTCTCAGCACATCCTTGACAGTGGCCACCAAAACCTACTCTTCTGCAGTCTTCCTAATCCCAGAAAATGGGACGGTCATCCTCCCAGCTCAAACCAGGAACCCTGGAGTTCTCTTTAATACCTTCCTCTCCCCCAACAAATGCATCTGATCTTCAAGTCCAGGCAACTTTGCCTCCTAAGTCTTTCCTGAGCCCATCTCCTGAGCTCAAGTACTATTGAGTCACCAATACCTCAGGCCAATTTAGTATCATTTTCTGCCTCAAAAACCACAATGGCTTAACTGAAAATCTGACCATGTCACACACTGTTTAAAACCCTTCAATGTCTCTACACTGCCAACAGAAGAAGCGAAGCAGCTCACCTGGCTTACCACACCCCTCAGGAGAGGACATGGCTCTCCCTCTCCAGGCTTGCCTCTCACCCGAGAACCCACATTCTCGCCCCCAACTATGACGCCCAGCAGTCTGTTCTTCCAGCATGCCTCTAGATCTGGGACCTCAACATCTGCCTTTCCCTGGAACCCTCACCTgacttctcctggcctccctGACCCATCCTTCAGGGAGCCTCCTCTGAGTTCCACAGCCCCTCTGGCCTCTGCCATCCCATCTCTTGATGTGATCACTTGACTGCCTCTGCCACCTGACTGTCAGTTTCAAAGGTCTGAGACCAAGTCTAGTTCTCTGTGACTGGCACATGGTCATACAACAAACACCGGGCTCACTCAGCAGTCTGACTCCACAACCATTCTACCTGCAACCTTTCTGTGTTCCCACTCTATCTTGCGGGACCCCCAGACTACCCACCCCACTACAGTTCTCAGCAATCCCTCGTCTCAGGTTCCCGAGTCGATGAGCCACCGCTTCGCCCCAGAGCCCCACCTTGTACTCCTTGATCTCCTCCTGGAGGATTTCATCAGCATCTGCATAAACCTCCACTTTCCTCTGCTTCTCCAGCTTGCGCCGCAGCCGTGAGATGTCCTCCTGGGGCAGGAGAGAGGCGAGGTTAAGTGCAGGGGCCTCCCTCTCAAATGCCTGATCCCAAACCACCTCCGGAACCCTGGTccacctgcccaccccacccacctgAGCCCTCTTGAGGTTGAAGCTCTCTTTCTCACGAGCAGCCCGGCTCTCTGCCAGGCAGGGCTGGATCTCCCGCAGCCGCGTCTGCACATGCTCCAGCTGCACCTTCAGGTCCTCGGCCAGCTGGGCGGCTTCCACAGCCTGAGgcgggtgggatggggggggcaCCAGTTCCTGAGCCCGGGGGGGGGTCAGGCCATGGGCCACCTGTGCCCTGGAACACCTGGTGATTCTGGCTCTTGAGATCAAGCCCGCTGTTTGTGCTGGAGCTGGTCCTGCCTGCTACTCAGGCCTCGCCTCCCAATAGTTTCCCTCTCATCCCTGATGTGCAGTTCCTCACCTGCATGATGCTCTCTCCTGCCTCTGAGCCTTCATGgggctcttctctctctctgctcccctcAATTCTCCCAACACAAACCTTTCCTCTGCCACTCCACTCCCTCAGGTCTCAGTTCAGGTATCACCTCTTGAAAGGaccttgtcatttttctttcatcatcaAGACTCACTGAGATCTGTAATAACTCATTTTATCTGTGGGATTATTGGCTGAACATCTGCCCGTTGAGAAAGCAAGTGCCACAAAGATAGGGCTGCTCTCGCCCCCACTGTGCCCAAGTCCTCAGGGCCTGGAACGCAGCAGGGGCATGAACAAAACTGCTTAAACGGACAGGCTGACTGGAGGAGGAAAAGCCCAGCAGGGCACAGGAGGTGAAAATCAACGTTAATCATAGACCTGTACCATGAGCTAGACATTCTTCCTGTGGAATTCATTTAATACTGTGTGACGGGGACCACTGTCCCTGTCACACAGTTAACCAACGCAGTGGTGAGGACTTGAGTCCTGGAGCCAAAGACACTTtggctcaaatcccagctcccctCTCTCTTGAGCAAGACAGCTGACCtccctgagccttagtttccctcACTCGGAAAATGGGTAATAATAACCAAAGCCACTGTCACAGGACTACTATGAGACTGAAATGTGACTGAGCATGTATAGCACTCAGCATGGGGTCTGGTGCATAGCAAGTGTTGGACACACGTGAGCTGGCACCCCAGGGAGTACCTCCATGAGAGGAGACAGGGCCAGGCTTCAGTGCACCCACCACACCCGGCATCAGCCTCAGGAAGTAGGGAGGTGAGCCAGCTTCCTGGTTACGTGTCCCCTCAGACCCAGCCTTACCTTCCTCTTGTTGAGTTCCAGAGCTTGGCTGCGCAGTGTCAGCTCCTTCTCCACACCGCCAAGGCTGCCCTGCAGGGCCCGCTCCTTTTCCTCCAGCTTCTGCACGGTCAGCAGCTGGGCATCCACCTGAGGGCGGGGTGGAGACTCAGTACTGTGGAGGCCCTGCCCATCCAGGTCTGCTCTGCCAGCCCAGGGCAGCCTTACCTGGGACTTGAGGCCAAGAACCTGCTCGCCCAGTTCATCCTTCTCCTCCCGCAGGAGCTTGTGAATCTGGTTGGCCTTGATCCGCTCTGACATCAGCTTGAAGTTGGCATCATCCTTTTCCCGCAGTTGCTGTAGCAGCCGCCCATTCTGCTCTTGCATGTCCTCAAAAGCCTGACCTGTAACATCCATCTCCGACAGCAACGCCTCCTCCTCCTGTAGCAAGCAGGCAGGGACAAGATGGAACTTGACAGATAGAGAGGATGGCTATGGGGGAGCCAAGGGACTGCATGGGCAAAGAACCAGGAAAGGGACCAGGCCACTGAGGGGCCACACCTGCCAGGGCACCCAGGGTGGGTCAAGGGGAGCTCAGCACTCAGAAACAAGGGGACCACCAGGGGCTGCACCTGCTTGGTGGCTCCTAGCTTGCGCTGCAGGTGCTCTATCTGCTCCTCTGCCTGTCGGATGCGCCGCAAGGCATCCTCATCCGCAATCTTCTTGCTTTCCCTCCGATCCCTCTCCTCCAATTCCCGGATGCGGCTCCGGAGCTCATCGACCTATAGCCACCAGGAGGAGAGAGCACTCGTGTCACTGCTTCCTGCTGACCTAGGATTCTGCTCTGGCAGAAGCCCCCAAGGGCAGTTAAGATCTCTGGGGAGGCCTTTGTCCtggccccaggccctgccccctcACCTCGGCTTTGGCCTTGCGTTCAGCGGCCATGAGCTGCACCTTGTCCCGCTGCTCCTTGGGCGCTGATTTGTACATGTCCAGCAACAGTTTcatctccttctggctctcctgGGCCTTCCTGGGGAAGGCACCGGAACAAGGGTCAGTGAGTTAGAGCTAGAGGTCACTTGGCCAGGGTGGGGAGGGTAGAAGACAGGAACAGGGTTCTCACTTGAGTTCTGCTCGGAGACCTTTGAGGAGTTCTGACTCCTTCCTCTTGGCCTCTTCCACCTTGACCTTCTCCCTATCAGCCCTGGAGAGAACTGAGGCTGCAGGTGGGGGTCCTAGGCCAGGCCCTTCCCGTTCACGAAGTTCCCGCTTGGGCCTGGCCTCAGGTTCTCGGGCCCGGGAAGAGGGGCCCTGGGCATCCTCCTCAGAGGGGACCAGCTCCTCTTTCCTCACTGAGGTGGCAGCAGTGGTGGTACCAGGCACTGAAGCCAACTCCTTTCTGCCCTCAGGGGTGCCACCAGGGCCTGGCCCACTCTCTTCTTTCCCCAGGGCTGGGGCACTGAGACCGGAGTCCTCTGGGTGGCCCAGATTTGGGATGGAGTGGGTAGAGCCACTGGCTTGGGCCCGGAGCTGAGAAGACAGAGAGGACACAGGGCTGAGGTGAGACGGTGTTCACCGGGTCCAGCCG of the Choloepus didactylus isolate mChoDid1 chromosome 21, mChoDid1.pri, whole genome shotgun sequence genome contains:
- the RNF40 gene encoding E3 ubiquitin-protein ligase BRE1B isoform X2 produces the protein MQLRPPLSEPALAFVVALGASSSEEVELQLQGRMEFSKAAVSRVVEASDRLQRRVEELCQRVYSRGDSEPPGETARARTRELGRENRRLQDLATQLQEKHHRISLEYSELQDKVTSAETKVLEMETTVEDLQWDIEKLRKREQKLNKHLAEALEQLNSGYYVSGSSSGFQGGQITLSMQKFEMLNAELEENQELANSRMAELEKLQAELQGAVRTNERLKVALRSLPEEVVRETGEYRMLQAQFSLLYNESLQVKTQLDEARGLLLATKNSHLRHIEHMESDELGLQKKLRTEVIQLEDTLAQVRKEYEMLRIEFEQNLAANEQAGPINREMRHLISSLQNHNHQLKGDAQRYKRKLREVQAEIGKLRAQASGSTHSIPNLGHPEDSGLSAPALGKEESGPGPGGTPEGRKELASVPGTTTAATSVRKEELVPSEEDAQGPSSRAREPEARPKRELREREGPGLGPPPAASVLSRADREKVKVEEAKRKESELLKGLRAELKKAQESQKEMKLLLDMYKSAPKEQRDKVQLMAAERKAKAEVDELRSRIRELEERDRRESKKIADEDALRRIRQAEEQIEHLQRKLGATKQEEEALLSEMDVTGQAFEDMQEQNGRLLQQLREKDDANFKLMSERIKANQIHKLLREEKDELGEQVLGLKSQVDAQLLTVQKLEEKERALQGSLGGVEKELTLRSQALELNKRKAVEAAQLAEDLKVQLEHVQTRLREIQPCLAESRAAREKESFNLKRAQEDISRLRRKLEKQRKVEVYADADEILQEEIKEYKARLTCPCCNTRKKDAVLTKCFHVFCFECVRGRYEARQRKCPKCNAAFGAHDFHRVYIS